DNA sequence from the Coffea eugenioides isolate CCC68of chromosome 9, Ceug_1.0, whole genome shotgun sequence genome:
tattttttattgcttgaggacaagcaatggttcaagtgagggcgtatttgataagaatatattttacgtattttttagtgtgttttattagttaattttggtttgattatttagttttataactaaaataactaaggttttggtaaaaaactacattttatgttaaagtggctaaacattgcatttttatggatttttatggtaaaaacttcatattttgtaggtttaatgattcaatcatcagatgaagtgcattgagaagatatttggatgattgaagatggattaaagtggtgaaaataaaatatgaagggtaaaaggaaaaatgcaatctgaatcaagaaaaagtcagctttgacaactcagatacattttcgtattttgactatatctggagctacacaaatcggatcaaggtgatcttggtaccattttgaaggtaagagatatatctacatttggtatgaagacattaaagtccaattcagccgttttcatagtccaaaagttgaaataccgaaattcaactcagctgtccaaggtggaaaacagagctctgaccagtgtttagtatttcgatcatatctcaggctacaaagctcagatttggatgattcttgaagcattggaaagctaactcaaagggctacaacttttgtgttttacacaaaagccagttcggcctttatgatagagaaaatcgcagatgaagaaaggccaaagtgaatacgcgagtacacaaaacgtgacttgtaaccgtgttttgtgtaggcgcgttttctggccgaaattctgcaatttgctcagtcaattctcttgtgttcagactactttccagctataagttgtaagagaattcggtgcacatgcttcagaagacaaaaagTAAGAGGTATAGCCAAAATTCCAAGTCCAAaaccattgtttttgactttcTTACAaaatggagatttgagaatcaTTATAGCAGAAAATTTGGACTGGAGAAGAGCTCTTCAtcagtttatatgcagagacattctGGGAGGTCTGACAGAAAatgatacgggagaagcttgaagagtgcagaaatgtagttcttccatttccttagtgtaggatagtgtagtaagtgtagttcatccattcttgtataatggctagattaggatgaaaatggagatgaagaaagaaaagttgaagctcaagtgacatgggttatctcttctccaactctttatcttttatattggattcttaaatatagttaatatacaagttctggaatttatgttatttatgtgtctttaaagtttataccttgggtttggttgaactttctatgattgttagtgtttattatttggctatttaactgctatgatttgagcaagttatttagcactttggctctttaaatcatgattaatctggtaccattaattgtgattatctaaggtgttatttctgcaatgaaaattgagatttaacattagttcaagaaatgctaaacatagggagtacactcacgaaagtagaggtgcacctatgtggtttctagtgatttatttcatgtaatttcattgaagaaatgaacttgtaactaatttcataaccatgagaataggtatggattagttataagtataattgattcactacgaaagtaggattcaaatgcataaggaaattacaccataactagcctagatgtagtaattaatgatccaaatatagcacttgcatgagtagttggggataccacaacctaaggagcttttatttgttattttgtataatttcagtaggataaatttgttataattcattgatagtctaaataatagagaagctttagtaataccggtaattgttcactcttccctgtgggatcgacccgatatataccctaaactactagttgatctgtatacttgcagtgaacgggtgtaattcggtatttttttgcttgcacgtatgtaaaatacccgtcaattTCCTACCCAAAAAAGGAACTGGAAAGCAATGcgatataaataaaagagacataaatctcctctattagatatataggaataaatgataatatatttttttatagtgtcctattctttttttttttaacagctTCATCATGGatcctttttattttaagataatCTACCCATATATAGAACAACATACAAACAATCTAGACAtggaaattaaacaaaattaaccCGAGAAAGTTTTTACAAGACTCACAGTCCCCATGCataattgatgtacaaagaGAAATGGCACTTTATCTGATtgaaaaattctggaaaagtCCATAAAGAAAATGGAGTGTCATCaaccaaagaaataaaatccCATTATCATAGCTAAAGAAAGATGAGAAAAAACATTAGATATTTGTTTGAGTTTTGCACCCCGAAGGCCCCTACCCGACCCTTCGTCCGTAGTGTCCTCCAATCCAAGAGAAAGGCCTCCGTCCGTAGTGTCCTCCGCccgtctttttttttaatatatttctgCTAATAATTCTTTAATCACAATACATCTCTGCCCAAATGGTGGGGAGTATTTCGTGTGTGGATCCATACCATAGGAGTTCATGCACTTAAAGGACTCGATATAGTGGAGGTGGTCTTTTAAGGTCGGTAAAATCTATCTTCATAACGCATTTGTAAATTTATTACGTACAGGTTTATATACGTGCATAGTACGGGTCACATAAGGtcttatttcctacccaaagttatttggatgattatggttttatttcctataagaattcttaatattataagattcttatttcctacccaaagttaCGTACTTTAAGCAACTTAAATTAAGATAAACATACTTTTAATGTTCTTATCAATATTTCTTTATAttcttatcaattcttatttcctatgTCTACACTACATATAGCCTCTAATATATTGATTTCAAGCATCAAATTCATGGTTAGGTATTTCCAGTGCAAGTGGTTGGCATATTAAAGTATCGATTTTGGGTTTCCACTCCTCTTGATTATCAGGTACATCTtctttcaatatatatatatatatatattttaaaaaggcatgttgatcttcaattgtaagagCTTAAtaacatatcttgaatttttttttgttttatttcctATTTATTTTGTATGAAGACATAGGATTTAAACAAGTACTTTCattgttatttttgtaggaTTTTTTCTAACGTGtttgttaattgatttttgtGATCATATACTACGATGTTTGTTAATTTGCCTTcagaaaaaataacaaaaaacaaaaggcaCTGGAAAGTAATGCGATATAAATACAAGAGACATAAATATCTCTATTAGATATATCTGCAAATTCATTAGTTAATTAAAAGACTCTGGCCATTTACTTAATTATAATCTTTACGTATTGTTATACACAAACTTGAATgcgataaatcatttattttttttatacttagttatcctactttgctatcatgcagtgataatagaaaatcaataaatgctgaTTTACACGGACAAATCGAGGAGAATGTTCAaacagaaaaaaacaaaaacaagtttttgaatagtagaatattatttgatactatttactgcactttttatttattttcaagtttttgaatgttatggtattgttgaatgttattttttctatttttgaattattattcactgaattagatgttcaaatttatattataagaatactTTACAATACAATGCGCACatagtaatatacttaagacaagttataatagattatatattaaatatgtattttatatcgacatttttataaattgactaaagtttattatttttcgacgattcccgttcaacgaacgggtacaaaactagttaCCAAATAAAACACAAATTTTTAAATCATACAACTACTGAAAATCTGATGCCAATAAAATTAGTAAATAAATAAGTAGAAAAGTTTAGGCTTGGCTTATTTTGTCAACATTGCCTCTCTTAGACCAAACTCTTCATTGAGATAGGTTCAACTCTATCTAGAGCAACAGTCTCCATGCAAATCTATGTCATAGTATAATTGATATGCAACTCTATCTTGTTgccgatttttatttcatcttTACTCGTGACAGTGAATTGCACTTtgtattttgcaaataattTCCTTTGGATCAAAGTACTTATTCATACAAAGCCATTCATCACAAGAGTTACCATATTTACTACCAACGTAAGTGCCTAAGAATACAAAATCATAGTTTGCATTTTTATCAAAATGATCATCACCAAACAATTCAAGAATTCCACTACCACAATTACCAAAAAAAGTTCACAATGTCAATCAATTCTTTAgaagtaaaatatttttcaactCCAATAAATCCATATCTATCAAATCAAACATCTTACCATCATCTTGAAGAAAGTCCAAActaacaaatttttcaatagcaatttcatcttcttcttgtcttatcaaatcaaaattttcttctttctttgtcaaattaacacatttttttcaacaaaatcaTCACTCCCAATTTCTCCAAATATGGTATGCAAATCTAAACTATCAACCCATTCAAAATCTTCTAAATCACCCATGTCATCTACAAATCTATCACTCTCAAAATCAACTAACCATGTCCAATaaccaaattttgatttaaaagcaTCATTCAATTCAACAGTTTTCAAAACGTAATAAATATTCttccaaaataaaatttagtacgatgaaaaatattttgaagtaCAGTCAAACATTGTTTTTCACATAACTTGAAAAAATAATCTAGCATTCCTCTTGACAACATGTTTTGGTAATTCATTTGTAACAATCCATCAAGAAAATTATCTAAATTGCAATGTTCGAGATATTTTTTTACTCTTAAAAATCAACAATAATATGATTCTTGGCTTTTATATTTAGGAGTTAGTATGCTATACCTTTCATTATTACATAGATCTCAAAACACGCATCATTAATAACTCACGTATATCAACGaattctttcctcttttttcaaGTTTCGTGGCCTCATTGGTTGATTAACTAATTAAATTCTTCAATCTAATAATCCACAGCAATCAACAACTCTGATAAGATTCTTCTCTAATCTCTGTCATAGCACCTGTAacaatataataattttttagcCAATCTTATGATTGAATTTCTCACCAACTATACACTTCAAGACCAACCTTGTGGGCTAACTTAGTCAACCAAATACTTTTCAATAAATTTGTGCCTGAATTCTCTTACAACAGAAATGCCTTAATTCTCTGACAATGGAAACATCCAAAACTAACCTCGTGTTGGGCTTGTGATACCAATTGTAGATTCCAAATTTTAAAGTTCTAATAATAACTAATGCGCGTAGGGTTATAGATTAAAGGATGAAACAATCACTAACATATTTTTGAGagacaaaagaaataaataattcacacTATTATTGATATTTCAAAATAGTGCAAGAAACTCATACCATAATAAAACCTTACAGACTCTTTCTGGACTCTCTTAAAAAAATATACTAAATAATGTCTTATTTATAACCTAGCAAACTTATTGAGAAAGAAACCACTTGTATAAGAAATTAccaaataaaatattaatttctaaATCACACAACCACTAAAAATCTGACACTAACAATTTTTAGGTTTGGTTTATTTTGCCAACAAGGAACACATTTCAATTTTCCCTTAAATCATACGATCTCTAGTAGAGATTGACCGGCAAACGTGGTTCTGGGATCATAGCAACTGGAGTCCTTGGATGAGTTATGAATCCGTAGAGTTCTTCCATGCAAATTTCTTCTGGTTTCATGCCATGAGGCAATTTCCAGTTGAATCCATGCAACAAGTTGGCCAACGTTGATCGAACAAGTTTGAGTCCAAGGTTATCGCCTGGGCACCTCCTTCGACCTGAGCCAAATGGCAATAACGCAAAGTTTTGTCCCTTCATGTCAATATCCTTCTCCAAATACCTTTCTGGCATGAACTCTTCAGGAGAATCCCAATACTTTGAGTTCCTCCCTATACTCCGTGTGTTTATAAACACCACTGTTCCTTTAGGAATGTGATAACCAGCTACAGTGCCATCCTCAATGGCATGGTGGGGTGGAAGCAGCGTTGCTATTGGATGTAACCTAAAGGTTTCCTTTATGATCGCCTCTAGAAAAGGTAGCTTTGAGAAATCAGCCTCTTCCACCCACTTATCTCTCCCTATCACTCTATCAAGCTCTTCGGTTGCCTTTTCAATGAGATGTGGATGTTTGAGAAGTTCATTCATTGCCCATTCTACTGTGGACGCCGAGGTATCGGTACCACCAGCCAGTAAGTCCTGGACATGATCAAATCTTGGTAAAATTAGTCTTGCCATGATCAAATGCTGATGAAGTATCATGCTTGACAACATATTGAAAGCAGAAAACCTcttaatcaaaagaaaaaagacagtTATATTTAATGGCACATTATAGTAAGCTAAACTAAAGTGCTAGCTTTAAGTTTCAGTAAGTTAAAGAGGTATAGAGATCTGGAAATTTGATTAACCAATGAGAAGAAATAGCACCAGAATTAGCCCTTTCATCTGATCTCCGGTGAGTTTAACCTGGAGATCAGGATCTTCAGCATATTGCAATAGAATGTCCACCATGTCCTTAGGGATAAAATCTTTCTCCGTTTTCCTCTTGGCCCGATGATCATCAAGCACATGGTTATGGAATCTATCAAATTTCTTGTAAAgttctttcatttgctttacGCAACCTTGAAGGTCAAATCTGTCGAGCCACGGAATCCAATCCCCAATATTGAACACACCACCCAGCAAAAACCAGGTATCTATCATCTCTTGGAGTTCTTCAAAGGTAACTACAGATCCATCCCCTTCAGATTGGGCAAAGTACTTGTTACTCAAAACCATTTGGCATGCAGCGGAGAGTGTAAAACGGATTAGATGATCTCTCAAAAGTACTGGCTTTCCTGAGAGAGCATACAAACGAGACATGAAAGCATGCCTTTCCTCAATGCGCATGCTCTCGTAGCGGTCAAGTCGTTTTGGACTAAATATTTGGGTTAGACAAATTTTACGAACTTGTCGCCAGTGTGGACCATATGGTGCCCATAACATGCCGGAGCAGTTGTAGCTAGTGTATTTGGCAGCAGCAGTTGTAGGCCGAGAGGCGAAAATGTTGTCATGCGTTTGCAAGAATTCTTTTGCCATTTCAGGGGATGAAGCTACTACAACAGGGCTGGAACCAAATTTTAGTTGCATGATTTCTCCATATTTCTGGGACAATAAGTGTAAGGATTGATGTGGGTTTGAACCGAGGAGGTTCAGGTTGCCAATAATAGGCCATGGTTTTGGTCCTGGTGGATGATTTAGCTTGAGGCGTTTGTGAGTGGATACttttgagagaaaaaccaaTGCAACAAGCCATGCCAAGGCTAGGAGTAGCCAGGTGCTTTCCATCAGGGCTGAATAGCAAGTGGTGGTTTAAATGCCAAACTCCAGCGGGGGTTTTATAGACATGGTCAAGTTTGATCATGTTAATGTCTGTACGTGCCACATGCATTGGCTTTGAATTatttcagaaaccttccctAAGGTTTTTGTGAATACCACTTTATACTTCTAGACTTTTGAAAATCTCATTGACCTCCCCTAAATCAACTCTTTTGTAACATGTTCAGGAACTAGGAGCAAAGTAAGATTAAAAGATTCATTTAAGTAAATGACGGGTATTTtgcatacgtacaagttaaaaaaccgaattacacccgttcactgcaagtatacagatcaactagtagtttagggtatatatcgggtcgatcccacaaggaagagtgaacaattaccggtattactaaagcttctctattatttagactatcaataaattataacaaatttaacctactgaaattatacaaaatgacacatgaaagctccttaggttatggtatctctaactactcatgcaagtgctatatttggatcattaattactacatctaggctagttatggtgtaatttcctaatgcacttgaatcctactttcgtagtgaatcaattatacttataactaatccatacctattctcatggttatgaaattagttacaagttcatttcttcaatgaaattacatgaaatgaatcactaaaaaccacatagatgcacctctactttcgtgagtgtactccctatgtttagcacttcttgaactaatgttaaatctcaattttcattgcagaaataacaccttagataatcacaattaatggtaccagattaatcatgatttaaagagccaaagtactaaataatttgctcaaatcatagcagtcaaatagccaaataataagcactaacaatcatagaaagttcaaccaaacccaaggtataaactttaaaagcacatattaaacataaaatccagaacttgcatattgactaaatttggaatcaagtacaaaagataaagagttgaaaaggaatgtaacccatgtcacttgagctcatcaccttgccttcttcatctccatcttaatcctagtctagcaatatacaagagtggatgaattacactagctaaactatcctacactaaggaaatggaagaactacatttctgcactcttcaagcttctcccgtatctttctcatttttctgctattatagctgatgaaaagctcctctctagtccaaattttctgctctaatgattctcaaatctccatttGTTAAGGAAGTCAAAaaccattgtttttgacttgaaaataagccaccttgtctgcccttttgtcttctgaagcatgtgcaccgaattctcttgcagattgtagctggaaagtagtttgaacataagagaattgactgagcaaattgcagaattgcggccagaaaacgcgcctacacaaaacgcggttacaagtcacgttttgtgtactcgcgtattcactttgtccttacttcagctgcgattttctctatcataaaggctgaactggcttttgtgtaaaacagcaaagttgtagccctttgagttagctttccaatgcttcaagaatcatccaaatctgagctttgtagcctgagatatgatcgaaatactaaacactggtcagagctctgtttttcactttggacagctgagttgaatttcggtatttcaacttttggactatgaaaatggctgaactggactttgatgtcttcataccaaatgtagatatatctcttagcttcaaaatggtaccaagatcaccttgatccgatcagtgtagctccagatatagtcaaaataccaaaacgtgtcagagttgtcaaaacctgacttttcttgattcaaattgcatttttcctttttacacttcatattttattttcaccattttaatccatcttcaatcatccaaatatcttctcaatacacttcatttgatgattgaatcattaaacttacaaaatatgaagtttttcccataaaaatccataaaatgcaatgtttagccattttaacataaaatgtagttttttaccaaaaccttagttattttagttattaaactaaataatcaaaccaaaattaactaataaaacacactaaaaaatacgtaaaataaactcttatcaaatacccccacacttgaaccattgcttgtcctcaagcaataaaaatacaaaccaacaatgatccaaaatttgaaaataaatatatgtagcatttcaacttcattttctcaaaacaaagtaaataaccattatgcaattattcaattaagttcaagtactcataatatcaagtaaaggagagccaattataccatcattataacaaattcaaatcgatttttttcatccttacctgatttcacaagcaagcaactcatatggtcaataataatgcttcctaaactcatgatcatcttttaattctgtttaaaaagatatttattaatattacatatctaaatattacttaagacgtgagaatgccttttgacgcgaggatcgacatttttagatgaagatcaccggttactcaacacttcacatactcaagttgctttgcatactcttaattcaagtaccgttttacgcgaaagtcgacatttgtagatgaagactcccggttactaagtacaagaatcattggagtagaacaaatcttattctatttttgtctttttcttttgtttcttcatttttttttcattttttttaaagtaaagataataacattccctcgaaagcataatcatgagaagagtattgcaattattgaccatatttatcacttaacttataaaatccaataaagagaagaaatttcatcaaatatgcaaaaaaaatataggcataattttctccactttaaaagatatactttcctacaaatgcaaaaattataatcacataatagtcatttccaagttaaatgagaaaagaagtttccaaatcacatatatttatctcaaatgtagaaggaatttgaactactaatggtatgaaacttgttaccccttggataaaattgaaaaaatatgaaactttttggggcaagtttgcaattttggacaagattttagaaaaattttgaattttaacacaagtccaatatttgcaacttataattcaatcacatacaatatatataatctcaattctccccccacacttaacatacacattgtcctcaatgtgtaaaaaggaaaatcaagataaagaaagtaatactcccctatgatgtgattgaatatgaagcttcaaaatccattgtccgtgtatctccaacgcttcatgagtttcattggataaccattagtgatgtaatcctaaaaatgaaaaataagaaacaaaagtgataacaaaggcttaataaaacaaaacggcgatccgtaatttcaaacctttgttttggtgatgtacctatatacaatatacaataagcaactcaaggtacaagaaaatatatatgaggaaaagaagaaaaaagagaatcaaggaatctgcatttttttttctccgaaaacgcgactcatcaaaacgcgccaccaagccgcgttttgtgaagtcgcgtttcttcacatatcttgcaggatcgaaaacgcgactgtgctataaaacgcgacttggagtcgcgtatttgaaggcgcgtttttggtttctgaacaggctgtaaaacgcgactttgtagaaaacgcgacttcctgtcgcgttttgaaggcgcgttttcttcattataggcacagaattgaaaacgcgattcaatgaaaacgcgattcagaggcgcgttttcttgagaaacgcgttttcttgagaaacgcgttttcttctgcgaattttagcagaaattcaacttttgcaaaattacaaaaggtaccctaattactcaaaatgcatcatagatcatttgtttgctaaaatattcaatgcatgcacatgtaaaatgatcaaaacatgcattttaaccccttgtaacgaatcaaaaacaacaattactcaaatcgaggggttgagttccttgatcaaacttcgcctttttcacctcatttggtcacttttgctttcatttccaatacctataaatgaaaaataacgaaataactcaaacacatactttaaacataaaatcacaccaaaataacataaatagccaaaacattgggttgcctcccaataagcgcttttatttatagtcgttggctcgactattgaacctcaattttcaaggaggcttagttaacgaataatccaccattttaggtcgtggtggatcattaaaaggtgactttatagcaaaagtcacatgttctaatgatgtgagagatggaagtggcttacctattccaagtgtttcatgaATATTACTTTGAaaatacaccacttgagaacttaccaacagggatgccatgagagtatcttgggcagcaatacccttagaacctatactttcaatgcactcctcaagaggggtgaaaaatgagtaattaaaactcacctcttgaggctcaaagttagttccaaagatattatcatgtgaaatggatatttgctcattaaaacacacttgagattcatcattttcatcaaaatgcaacccattttcacatacaacattcccaccattcatgctaggatcattttgcaaattattagaggaaataacttcacacaatacatgtaattgatcttgtattctaccaaagtgagaagccaattcatctatcctttcctcaatcctatcaaaacggtcggaagtcacattagctaatttttctatagctaactcccaagatggcttagaatcattagctaccatttcaattgccaactcccaagatggttttgattcatattggacacattcaggttggtaattataaaaatatgaagaatcactataagtaccatgattatcccaaccataagcattagcactatatcgatcaaaacaaggattgtaatgctctaattcatcataataatccacattttgtgcttgcatacatgtattagtagcatgataacctccacacaagtcacaaatcacatgataagaattaaaaacattaacattcctcccttgctcaatttcatgtatcatggtgtccatttgaacttgtaacttaattacatcaaattttgcctttaagcaccttaaaccatcttcaaaagacatacattcagtaaattcttggttacctctgttgaaggagctttgcacttgataaccatccattgccaatcttccacttctcaagcattgtcctccaaattcacctaccctcctcattatctaaaattacttttaaacaatctcaaaagtaagattagttaagaaggatagattccaagacacaaacaaaaacagaaaaaaataaaataaaataaaagttgattaaaaaaaaaatgacataaaacacataagatacagcaaaaacaacaaaaataagaaaaattgtctaaattaataaagttgctcttcacaccgatattgccaaatcttccccggcaacggcgccaaaaacttgacgggtattttgcatacgtacaagttaaaaaaccgaattacacccgttcactgcaagtatacagatcaactagtagtttagggtatatatcgggtcgatcccacaaggaagagtgaacaattaccggtattactaaagcttctctattatttagactatcaataaattataacaaatttaacctactga
Encoded proteins:
- the LOC113783701 gene encoding cytochrome P450 71A1-like, with the translated sequence MESTWLLLALAWLVALVFLSKVSTHKRLKLNHPPGPKPWPIIGNLNLLGSNPHQSLHLLSQKYGEIMQLKFGSSPVVVASSPEMAKEFLQTHDNIFASRPTTAAAKYTSYNCSGMLWAPYGPHWRQVRKICLTQIFSPKRLDRYESMRIEERHAFMSRLYALSGKPVLLRDHLIRFTLSAACQMVLSNKYFAQSEGDGSVVTFEELQEMIDTWFLLGGVFNIGDWIPWLDRFDLQGCVKQMKELYKKFDRFHNHVLDDHRAKRKTEKDFIPKDMVDILLQYAEDPDLQVKLTGDQMKGLILDLLAGGTDTSASTVEWAMNELLKHPHLIEKATEELDRVIGRDKWVEEADFSKLPFLEAIIKETFRLHPIATLLPPHHAIEDGTVAGYHIPKGTVVFINTRSIGRNSKYWDSPEEFMPERYLEKDIDMKGQNFALLPFGSGRRRCPGDNLGLKLVRSTLANLLHGFNWKLPHGMKPEEICMEELYGFITHPRTPVAMIPEPRLPVNLY